One Verrucomicrobiota bacterium genomic window, ATCCACAATTACTAACAGCCTTCGCCGAATGGCGCGCAATCACGGCGAAATTGGCCGGTCAGAATAATAAGCTCCAAGATTTGGATCAAGAAGTCACCCAACCACTTTCCCTCTACCCGGAACTCCAGCAAGAGTTTTCAAAGGCGGACCGCAGTGAACGATCAGGAGTTCAATTACCTGGTTCTGTCACTCGCAGAATACGGGAAGACAATGAGGTCATCAGCCGGGCCGCCCGTAAGGGTCAGGCTTCGAGGGTCCTCCACGGAAGCATGCTTCCGAGAATCCAGCAAAAATCACAGGAACTCCTGGAACTCATCCGGCAGACCCGTGAAAACTGAACTTGAGCGTGTTTCGAGGATACAGACTTCAGAAAAAATAAGCCAAAAACTAAATCTACAAAGGGTGAGGAAATAATATTACTATATGTCCCAATCTCAGTATACAAAAAGCCAGAGTTGGAGTAAAATCATCAAACCCTATCTGAACCTTCAAAGAAACAATAAATGAGATATCTGTCACCCACCTTACTCTTATTAAGCACCCTGCTTACAGGAATATTCGTAAGCGCATTTGCTCGATCCCAGCCCAACATTATTCTCATCTTTACTGACGACCAGGGTTACAACGACCTGGGTTGTTTTGGGTCCAAGACGATTAAGACACCGCATCTCGATCGTATGGCTGAGGAGGGTTTGATATTAACCAGCTTCTATGCTCAACCGGTTTGCGGAGTATCGCGAGCGGCTCTTATGACGGGATCCTACCCGATCCGAGTAGCCGAACCCGACAATGTTAAACAGCTGCATACGGTACCGCATCCCGAAGAAATCACCATGGCGGAAACGCTCAAGACCGCAGGGTATGCAACGGCCCTCATCGGGAAGTGGCACCTGGCTGGAAATCCGAAGGGACCAGACAACTCCTTTGACTCGTCACTCATGCCGAACGCCCAGGGATTTGATTACTTTTATGGAACCCCTCGCTTTAACGGTTTCACTGTTTACGTGGAGGACACGCCTGTGCGCAGCAGAATTTACCGAAACGAAGAAGTGGTCGTTGAAGCCGTCGAAAGCTGGGACCACATCACTCAGGACTACACACGGGAAGCGCTTCAATGGATTGAACAAAAAAAAGACCAACCTTTTTTTCTTTACCTCGCTCATAACTTGCCGCACGTCCCCGTCGGTGCCTCTGAAGCTTTTAAAGGGAAATCTGAATACGGGCCCTACGGTGACACGATCGAGGAAATCGATTGGTCCAGCGGACAAATACTCGGGAAACTAAAAGAACTAAATCTCGATGAAAACACACTGGTCGTATTTACTTCGGACAATGGCCCCTGGATTGAAGCGACTCGTTACGTTGGCGGCAAGCCGAGCGATAAACCATTTATTCCCCTGGATCATTCGGGTAGCGCCCTTCCCTTACGCGGCTGGAAGATGAGTGCTTGGGATGGTGGTTCGCGTGTCCCTTTTATAGCTCGCTGGCCG contains:
- a CDS encoding sulfatase; the protein is MRYLSPTLLLLSTLLTGIFVSAFARSQPNIILIFTDDQGYNDLGCFGSKTIKTPHLDRMAEEGLILTSFYAQPVCGVSRAALMTGSYPIRVAEPDNVKQLHTVPHPEEITMAETLKTAGYATALIGKWHLAGNPKGPDNSFDSSLMPNAQGFDYFYGTPRFNGFTVYVEDTPVRSRIYRNEEVVVEAVESWDHITQDYTREALQWIEQKKDQPFFLYLAHNLPHVPVGASEAFKGKSEYGPYGDTIEEIDWSSGQILGKLKELNLDENTLVVFTSDNGPWIEATRYVGGKPSDKPFIPLDHSGSALPLRGWKMSAWDGGSRVPFIARWPGRIATGRKSDELLSTLDLLPTFAKLGEAKLADRKIDGHDATDFLVGKTEASPREDYFYYSGCLLTGVRSGHWKLVLPRPNNPSGTGWWGRLIEEVHEIQLFDLNLDMAEASNVASFHPDIVQSLMKRIEWAREELGDIDKTGAGARFFDQGERSLQVPIFSK